A stretch of Sulfitobacter sp. THAF37 DNA encodes these proteins:
- a CDS encoding DUF1217 domain-containing protein: protein MFQPVVPISGLAGWRFLQRTYDTQFDTFSKGATLQRDAEYFRENIGQVRTAEDLTSDRRLMTVALSAFGLQDDVDNRYFIRKVLEEGVTNEDALANRFSDPRYRELSEAFGFGPGEYLKTGEVDFAEAIITRHLTNSFEVAAGEQDASMRVALYAQRELAELAGGDMSNDAKWFTVMGDPPMRQLFETAFNLPAALGQIDIDQQLQVFKDAAKSVLGSDDLSLFTAPEARDDLITKFVVRDQIRSFSAGMSGTSIALTLLQG, encoded by the coding sequence ATGTTCCAGCCCGTCGTCCCCATTTCCGGCCTTGCTGGCTGGCGGTTCCTGCAACGGACCTACGACACGCAGTTCGACACCTTTTCCAAGGGGGCCACGCTGCAGCGGGACGCCGAGTATTTTCGGGAAAACATCGGGCAGGTACGCACGGCCGAAGACCTTACTTCGGACCGGCGCCTGATGACGGTCGCGCTCAGCGCATTCGGGCTGCAGGATGATGTCGACAACCGGTATTTCATCCGAAAGGTCCTGGAGGAAGGTGTCACGAACGAAGACGCCCTCGCCAACCGTTTTTCGGACCCACGGTACCGCGAGCTGTCCGAGGCATTTGGATTTGGGCCTGGAGAGTATCTGAAAACCGGTGAGGTCGATTTTGCAGAGGCGATTATCACCCGCCACCTGACCAACAGCTTTGAGGTTGCGGCGGGTGAGCAGGACGCCAGCATGCGCGTGGCGCTCTATGCGCAGCGCGAACTGGCGGAGCTTGCCGGGGGGGACATGTCGAACGATGCGAAATGGTTCACCGTGATGGGGGACCCGCCCATGCGGCAGTTGTTTGAAACCGCCTTCAACCTGCCCGCGGCACTGGGTCAGATCGACATCGACCAGCAATTGCAAGTGTTCAAGGATGCGGCGAAGTCGGTCCTGGGCAGCGATGATCTGAGCCTCTTTACGGCACCCGAGGCGCGCGATGACCTGATCACAAAGTTTGTGGTGCGCGACCAGATCCGCAGTTTCTCGGCCGGGATGTCCGGGACGTCAATCGCGCTGACACTGTTGCAGGGCTAA
- the flgH gene encoding flagellar basal body L-ring protein FlgH, which yields MNRLVLSLIALTAAAACGRSDHIGKAPSFTEPMESAEHAAMISPGLPIRLVEDRPVDASSLWSGTRASLLGDRRAVQRGDILTVVIEIDEKAEISNATDRSRSGSEALGIPGLFGLPQRLDQKLPEGASSSELVGINSNSTSSGDGSVKRKEKLTLRVAATVVDVLPNGVLSIAGSQELRVNFELRELMVTGYVRPADISRQNEVTYDKIASARVSYGGRGQITDVQQPRVGQQVLDAVLPF from the coding sequence ATGAATAGACTTGTATTGAGTCTGATTGCCCTGACCGCTGCTGCGGCCTGTGGGCGTAGCGATCATATCGGCAAGGCACCCTCCTTTACCGAACCGATGGAGTCGGCTGAACATGCGGCGATGATCTCGCCGGGGCTGCCCATCCGTTTGGTAGAGGACCGTCCGGTCGATGCGTCGTCGCTATGGTCGGGAACGCGGGCGTCGCTTCTCGGTGACAGGCGCGCGGTCCAGCGCGGTGACATTCTCACCGTCGTGATCGAAATCGACGAAAAGGCCGAGATATCGAACGCCACGGACCGGTCCCGGTCTGGGTCCGAGGCGCTGGGCATTCCGGGCTTATTTGGCTTGCCGCAGCGGTTGGACCAGAAGCTGCCCGAAGGTGCTTCTTCGTCCGAGCTGGTGGGCATCAATTCGAACAGCACGTCTTCCGGCGACGGATCGGTCAAGCGCAAGGAAAAGCTGACCCTGCGTGTGGCGGCGACGGTTGTCGACGTGTTGCCCAACGGAGTATTGTCGATTGCAGGCTCACAGGAACTTCGGGTGAATTTTGAGCTGCGAGAACTGATGGTGACGGGCTACGTCCGGCCTGCGGATATCTCGCGTCAGAATGAAGTGACATACGACAAAATCGCATCGGCCCGCGTATCTTACGGCGGACGGGGCCAGATTACGGATGTCCAGCAGCCGCGGGTGGGCCAGCAGGTGCTGGACGCCGTTCTGCCATTCTGA
- the flgA gene encoding flagellar basal body P-ring formation chaperone FlgA: protein MIRFLPLCILFAMPAPADTVVPTRTIRAQSVIVDTDVTLSAAELPNGYTRIADVVGQEARVALYPGRPIRVDDIGPPAIVTRNQLVVINFSSNGLLISTEGRALERGAVGDRVRIMNLSSRATLFGQVRPDGTIQVKQ from the coding sequence ATGATCCGCTTTCTCCCTTTGTGTATCTTGTTCGCGATGCCGGCCCCGGCGGATACCGTCGTGCCGACCCGGACGATCCGGGCGCAATCGGTCATTGTCGATACGGATGTCACCCTGTCTGCGGCAGAGCTGCCGAACGGCTACACACGGATTGCCGATGTGGTCGGGCAGGAGGCCCGCGTCGCCCTGTATCCGGGTCGGCCAATCCGTGTTGACGATATCGGGCCACCCGCCATCGTGACGCGCAATCAACTGGTCGTCATCAATTTCTCCAGCAACGGCCTGCTGATCAGCACCGAGGGGCGTGCCCTGGAACGTGGCGCCGTGGGCGACCGGGTGCGCATCATGAACCTTTCGTCGCGCGCGACACTCTTCGGGCAAGTCCGTCCAGACGGCACCATTCAGGTCAAGCAATAA
- a CDS encoding FliI/YscN family ATPase: MEISAQFDGLRALIDRLAPVRSVGRVCRVEGGVAHVAGLAQIARIGEIVAIQRDGAEPLLAEVVQLRGDVLVTLPEDSLDGIALNDRAVLLPAPTLAPSDAWIGRVIDPSGRPLDGRPLLPGARTLNLRNAPPPAAKRRPMGERVATSMAVTNTLLPIVEGQRVGLFAGSGVGKSSLLGHLARHMEADVVVIGLVGERGRELRHFIEEVLGEAGLQRSVIVTATSDQSPLQRRRCAWSAMAVAEHFRDQGKSVLLLMDSITRFAEAHREVAVAAGEAPVLRGYPPSTSHLIMSLCERAGPGAEGQGDITAIFSVLVAGSDMDEPVADILRGVLDGHIVMDRAIAERGRYPAIDVLKSVSRSLPMAASESENALLLQTRKMLGLYDQNAMMIRAGLYVQGSDAEVDQAVALWSELDAFLAKPETGGCANSFRQLELIFRRAKAAQRKPR; the protein is encoded by the coding sequence ATGGAAATTTCGGCACAATTCGATGGATTGAGGGCTTTGATCGACCGGCTCGCGCCGGTGCGTTCGGTCGGGCGGGTCTGCCGGGTCGAGGGTGGCGTTGCCCATGTCGCCGGTCTGGCGCAGATCGCACGGATCGGGGAAATCGTCGCCATCCAGCGCGATGGTGCCGAACCGCTGCTGGCCGAAGTCGTCCAGTTGCGGGGCGACGTTCTGGTCACCCTGCCAGAGGACTCTCTGGATGGCATCGCGCTCAATGACCGTGCCGTATTGCTGCCTGCCCCGACCTTGGCTCCCTCCGATGCCTGGATCGGGCGGGTCATCGACCCTTCCGGGCGCCCCTTGGATGGTCGCCCCCTGCTTCCGGGGGCGCGCACTCTCAACCTGCGCAACGCACCACCCCCTGCCGCCAAACGGCGGCCGATGGGAGAAAGGGTGGCAACCAGCATGGCAGTCACCAACACGCTGCTTCCTATTGTCGAAGGCCAGCGGGTCGGTCTGTTTGCGGGATCCGGTGTAGGCAAAAGCAGCCTTTTGGGTCATCTGGCACGGCATATGGAGGCCGATGTGGTCGTCATCGGGCTGGTGGGTGAACGGGGGCGCGAATTGCGCCATTTCATCGAAGAAGTGCTTGGCGAAGCTGGGTTGCAACGGTCCGTCATCGTCACCGCGACATCCGACCAGTCCCCGCTGCAACGCCGCCGCTGCGCCTGGAGCGCGATGGCCGTGGCCGAACATTTTCGAGATCAGGGAAAATCGGTGCTGTTGCTCATGGATTCCATCACCCGGTTTGCCGAAGCACATCGTGAAGTCGCGGTCGCCGCAGGCGAGGCACCTGTTCTGCGCGGCTATCCCCCCTCCACATCGCATCTCATCATGTCCCTGTGCGAACGCGCCGGACCGGGGGCAGAGGGCCAGGGAGACATCACAGCCATATTCAGCGTTCTGGTGGCTGGGTCAGACATGGATGAACCGGTCGCAGATATCTTGCGCGGTGTTCTAGACGGACATATCGTGATGGACCGCGCCATTGCCGAGCGCGGGCGGTATCCCGCCATCGACGTGTTGAAGTCCGTTTCCCGCAGCCTTCCAATGGCTGCCAGCGAATCTGAGAACGCTCTGTTGTTGCAGACCCGCAAGATGCTGGGCCTGTACGACCAGAACGCGATGATGATTCGGGCCGGGCTGTACGTGCAGGGCTCCGATGCCGAGGTTGATCAGGCGGTCGCTCTGTGGTCCGAACTCGACGCCTTTCTGGCCAAACCGGAAACGGGTGGATGCGCCAACAGCTTCCGGCAGCTGGAACTGATCTTTCGCCGTGCCAAGGCTGCGCAACGCAAACCCCGGTAA
- the flgG gene encoding flagellar basal-body rod protein FlgG, with protein MRALKIAATGMSAQQMRVETISNNLANMSTTGYNARRAEFADLHYQQVARAGAVNASDGTVLPTGVQLGLGVRPAAVSVYLAQGSLSATGGDLDIAIDGKGFLEVTLPSGQAAYTRDGGLKRTGEGLIVTSDGYPVAPEIVIPADARQLSINGEGEVYAYFADNAEGQLLGQFSLSGFSNPKGLESLGGNLFAATEASGPAIVSTAGQDGLGSLRQGYLEDSSVDAVREVTELIEAQRGYEMNAKVISAADQMMGAATQVR; from the coding sequence ATGCGCGCCCTGAAAATCGCCGCGACTGGCATGTCGGCTCAGCAGATGCGGGTCGAGACAATTTCGAACAATCTCGCGAACATGTCGACCACGGGGTACAACGCGCGCCGGGCGGAGTTTGCGGATCTGCACTATCAGCAGGTGGCCCGTGCCGGGGCCGTGAATGCCTCTGATGGGACCGTGCTGCCGACTGGCGTGCAGCTGGGCCTGGGGGTCCGTCCCGCCGCCGTGTCCGTCTACCTCGCGCAGGGGTCCCTGTCGGCGACGGGCGGAGATCTGGATATCGCCATCGACGGCAAGGGCTTCCTCGAAGTCACGCTGCCCTCGGGTCAAGCGGCCTACACCCGTGACGGCGGGCTGAAGCGTACCGGTGAGGGGCTGATTGTCACCTCCGACGGCTATCCGGTAGCGCCCGAGATCGTGATCCCCGCCGACGCCCGCCAGCTGTCGATCAACGGCGAAGGGGAGGTTTATGCCTATTTCGCGGATAATGCGGAGGGCCAGCTGCTGGGTCAGTTCAGCTTGTCCGGGTTCTCCAATCCGAAAGGCTTGGAATCCCTCGGCGGCAACCTCTTTGCCGCAACCGAGGCTTCGGGTCCCGCCATCGTCTCTACCGCCGGACAGGACGGCTTGGGCAGTCTGCGACAAGGCTATCTGGAGGACAGTTCCGTCGATGCGGTACGCGAAGTCACCGAACTGATCGAGGCGCAGCGCGGCTATGAAATGAATGCCAAGGTGATCTCGGCCGCCGACCAGATGATGGGCGCGGCAACGCAGGTGCGCTGA
- a CDS encoding flagellin produces the protein MSSILTNNGAMVALQTLKSINKDLAQTQNAISTGKDIGSAKDNSAIWAISKVMESDVAGFSAVQDSLAVGESTVAVASAGAEQIVETLKEMKQLAIAGQSETADFAKIQADMTEKAEGISAIIGASQFNGVNLLATDVDGNGGTSLTVVSSLDRVGAASPTVSTIGVDTVDFEANIDAVSNLTAITDAASAATAFGELETFLTTAIDGAAALGASAKRISDQSEFVGKLNDAVKSGIGSLVDADMEAASARLQALQTQQQLGVQALSIANQAPQTILSLFR, from the coding sequence ATGTCGAGCATTCTAACCAACAACGGTGCAATGGTTGCACTGCAAACCCTCAAGTCCATCAACAAGGACCTTGCTCAGACGCAGAATGCGATCTCAACCGGTAAAGATATCGGTTCTGCCAAGGACAATTCCGCCATCTGGGCCATCTCCAAGGTGATGGAATCGGATGTAGCGGGCTTTTCTGCCGTTCAGGATTCACTCGCGGTGGGTGAATCCACCGTCGCAGTGGCATCCGCCGGTGCTGAGCAGATCGTCGAGACGCTGAAGGAAATGAAGCAGCTCGCGATCGCAGGTCAGTCCGAAACAGCGGACTTCGCCAAGATCCAAGCCGACATGACCGAAAAAGCCGAGGGAATTTCGGCCATCATCGGCGCGTCGCAGTTCAACGGCGTGAACCTGCTGGCCACGGACGTCGACGGGAACGGCGGCACCTCGCTGACGGTTGTCTCGTCGCTCGACCGCGTTGGCGCTGCGTCTCCGACCGTTTCCACCATCGGCGTGGATACTGTCGACTTCGAAGCGAACATCGACGCGGTCAGCAACCTGACGGCGATCACCGATGCCGCTTCGGCGGCAACGGCTTTCGGTGAGCTGGAGACGTTCCTGACCACTGCGATCGACGGTGCTGCGGCCCTGGGGGCGTCCGCCAAGCGGATTTCCGATCAGAGCGAGTTCGTCGGAAAGCTCAATGACGCCGTCAAATCCGGCATCGGGTCTCTGGTGGATGCGGACATGGAAGCGGCCTCGGCCCGCTTGCAAGCCCTGCAGACCCAGCAACAGCTGGGTGTTCAGGCATTGTCCATCGCCAACCAGGCACCGCAGACGATCCTGTCTCTGTTCCGGTAA
- a CDS encoding flagellar basal body-associated FliL family protein — translation MLSKIIPVVLLLIGSGAGVGAGIFLRPPPEPPTETIAETTEEDHAEDPQPDPDAPAAEMEYVKLNNQFVVPVVQDKQVAALVVMSLSVEVPEGNKDAVFRREPKLRDVFLQVLFDHANIGGFNGAFTDGNNLAVLRSALRDVAQKALGKETVKDVLILEIARQDY, via the coding sequence ATGTTGAGCAAGATCATTCCCGTCGTCCTGTTGCTAATCGGGTCCGGCGCAGGGGTCGGGGCCGGTATTTTCCTGCGCCCGCCCCCCGAGCCACCGACCGAAACAATTGCGGAGACGACCGAAGAGGACCATGCAGAAGATCCACAGCCTGATCCCGACGCACCGGCGGCGGAGATGGAATACGTCAAGCTGAACAACCAGTTCGTCGTGCCCGTGGTCCAGGACAAGCAGGTCGCCGCGCTGGTCGTCATGTCGTTGAGCGTGGAGGTGCCGGAGGGGAACAAGGATGCGGTCTTTCGCCGCGAACCCAAGTTGCGGGATGTCTTTCTACAGGTTCTGTTCGATCACGCCAACATTGGCGGGTTCAACGGCGCGTTCACCGATGGAAACAACCTTGCGGTTCTGCGCAGTGCCCTGCGCGATGTGGCGCAAAAGGCGCTGGGGAAGGAGACTGTCAAGGACGTGCTGATCCTTGAAATCGCACGCCAGGATTATTGA
- a CDS encoding FlgB family protein: MFENLEIFRMSAALARYGGQKQAVIAQNVANADTPGYRARDLPAFDTLYTQRGASAAQKATRAGHMNGAREGQAALIPVEAGGQDSPNGNQVSLETEMLKSVEAKRSHDRALAIYKSSLGILRSAIRT; the protein is encoded by the coding sequence ATGTTCGAGAATCTGGAAATATTCAGAATGTCCGCTGCACTGGCCAGGTACGGCGGACAAAAGCAGGCGGTTATCGCGCAGAACGTCGCAAACGCGGATACGCCCGGCTACCGGGCGCGCGATCTGCCGGCTTTTGATACCCTCTATACCCAGCGCGGCGCGTCAGCGGCACAGAAAGCGACACGTGCAGGTCACATGAATGGTGCGCGCGAAGGGCAGGCCGCCCTTATCCCGGTCGAGGCCGGCGGGCAGGACTCGCCCAATGGGAACCAGGTATCGCTTGAAACCGAAATGCTGAAATCGGTCGAAGCGAAACGGTCGCATGACCGGGCGCTGGCCATCTACAAATCGTCGCTGGGCATTTTGCGCAGCGCGATCCGCACATGA
- the flaF gene encoding flagellar biosynthesis regulator FlaF → MNATDKARRAYAPTTAPTKSERSIEFEVIARITARLKAAIEAAHFPGLLEVLHENRKLWRTLATDVANPENLLPGDLRARIFYLAEFTNHHTSKVISREDTAHPLLEVNTAILRGLKQRSAPN, encoded by the coding sequence GTGAACGCAACCGACAAGGCAAGACGTGCCTATGCGCCAACCACCGCGCCGACCAAGTCAGAGCGCAGCATTGAATTCGAAGTCATCGCACGTATCACCGCGCGCTTGAAGGCGGCGATAGAGGCGGCGCATTTTCCAGGGCTATTGGAGGTCTTGCATGAAAACCGCAAGCTCTGGCGAACCCTCGCGACCGATGTCGCCAACCCCGAAAATCTGCTGCCCGGCGACCTGCGTGCACGGATCTTCTACTTGGCCGAGTTCACAAATCACCACACGAGCAAGGTGATTTCCCGTGAGGATACCGCGCACCCATTGCTGGAGGTCAACACCGCCATTCTGCGCGGCCTGAAACAAAGGAGTGCCCCGAATTGA
- a CDS encoding flagellar biosynthetic protein FliQ, protein MLNEVVFFDTLRQGIWVALIISVPILTVALLAGVAIGLVQALTSIQEMTLTFVPKLAAIAAVFWVSMGFMTQTLVSFFHDRIIPLIIGG, encoded by the coding sequence ATGCTTAATGAGGTCGTCTTCTTCGACACCCTGCGGCAAGGCATCTGGGTGGCGCTGATCATCTCCGTTCCGATCCTGACAGTTGCATTGCTGGCCGGGGTCGCCATCGGTCTGGTCCAGGCGCTGACATCAATACAGGAAATGACGCTGACCTTCGTCCCAAAACTTGCCGCCATCGCGGCGGTGTTCTGGGTGTCGATGGGGTTCATGACCCAAACGCTGGTGTCCTTCTTTCACGACCGCATCATCCCGCTGATCATCGGAGGCTAA
- the flgC gene encoding flagellar basal body rod protein FlgC, producing the protein MSDFSQALGVSSSGLRAQATRLRHLSENISNADTPGYRRKTISFEAARGSGDSVGQVTPGRVRLDRGELELIHDPSHPLADETGHYEGSNVDLLIELADAREAQRSYEANLKMFEQTRKMSSGLMDLLRR; encoded by the coding sequence ATGAGCGATTTTTCCCAGGCGCTTGGCGTCTCCTCCAGCGGGCTGCGGGCGCAGGCAACCCGGCTGCGCCACCTTTCCGAAAACATCTCGAATGCGGATACGCCCGGTTATCGGCGCAAGACGATATCGTTTGAAGCGGCCCGAGGCTCTGGCGACAGCGTTGGACAGGTCACGCCAGGCCGGGTCCGTCTGGACCGCGGGGAGCTTGAACTTATTCACGACCCAAGCCATCCGCTCGCGGATGAGACCGGTCATTACGAAGGCAGCAATGTCGACCTGCTGATCGAACTTGCCGATGCGCGGGAGGCGCAGCGCAGCTACGAGGCAAACCTCAAGATGTTCGAACAGACGAGAAAGATGTCATCGGGTTTGATGGACCTGCTGCGGCGCTGA
- a CDS encoding rod-binding protein, with protein sequence MQITSTPIPKPPTDHGDGKLRKAAEQLETAFLAEMLKAAGVGKSRDHFGGGAGEDQFSSFLVQEQAAAMVRAGGVGLSEALYQSLKEKDK encoded by the coding sequence ATGCAGATCACATCTACACCCATACCGAAACCGCCGACCGATCATGGCGACGGAAAGCTAAGAAAAGCTGCCGAGCAGCTGGAGACGGCTTTTCTCGCGGAGATGCTGAAGGCTGCTGGCGTAGGCAAGTCGCGCGATCACTTCGGCGGCGGCGCGGGGGAGGACCAGTTTTCCTCCTTTCTCGTGCAGGAGCAGGCGGCGGCGATGGTCCGCGCCGGGGGCGTCGGGCTGAGCGAGGCGCTTTACCAGTCTCTCAAGGAGAAAGACAAATGA
- a CDS encoding flagellar hook-basal body complex protein, with the protein MENTSYTTLTRQSGLMREMQIVANNIANAATTGYRAEGLIFSEYVRPVENGASYSMGQGNISSTSFVQGALTQTGNPFDIAIEGDGFFLIETPQGERLTRGGAFSPSANGDLVTGDGLRVLDAGGAPIFVPPGVDIAISADGTLSADGAPLGQVGIVRPVDPRGLIREDGVMFRADAGFEPSPDARVLQGFVENSNVSAINQLSRMIQVQRAYELGQSFLDAEDERVRAALKSLMT; encoded by the coding sequence ATGGAAAATACGTCCTATACCACGTTGACCCGGCAGTCGGGCTTGATGCGGGAAATGCAGATTGTCGCAAACAACATCGCCAATGCGGCGACGACCGGCTATCGCGCCGAGGGGCTGATTTTTTCGGAATACGTCAGACCCGTGGAAAACGGCGCGTCTTACTCCATGGGGCAAGGGAACATCTCGAGCACCTCTTTCGTACAGGGGGCGCTGACGCAAACCGGCAACCCCTTTGACATCGCGATTGAAGGTGACGGGTTCTTTCTGATCGAAACGCCGCAGGGCGAACGACTGACCCGCGGCGGAGCATTCTCTCCTTCGGCCAACGGGGATCTCGTGACCGGCGACGGTTTGCGCGTGCTCGACGCAGGGGGTGCGCCGATCTTTGTGCCGCCGGGTGTGGATATCGCCATTTCCGCCGATGGCACGCTCAGCGCGGATGGCGCGCCGCTTGGCCAGGTCGGCATTGTCCGTCCTGTCGATCCGCGGGGCCTGATCCGTGAGGATGGTGTGATGTTTCGCGCCGACGCAGGATTCGAACCCAGCCCCGATGCGCGGGTGCTGCAGGGTTTCGTCGAGAACTCGAACGTCAGCGCGATCAACCAGCTTTCCCGGATGATCCAGGTGCAGCGTGCCTACGAACTGGGACAGAGCTTTCTGGACGCCGAGGATGAGCGCGTGCGTGCCGCCCTCAAGTCCCTGATGACATGA
- a CDS encoding flagellar biosynthesis protein FlgN: MTDRLKVDRIDALDELLESEREALLAGDLAKLAEMLEPKETLIEAINAMDPTEIEGLRHLDTKVRRNQLLLDGAIEGIRAVAARMAALRQVRNGLETYGADGRKRTIDIQDGPNLERRA, translated from the coding sequence ATGACGGATCGCTTGAAAGTGGATCGGATCGACGCCCTGGACGAGCTGTTGGAATCGGAGCGCGAGGCGCTTCTCGCCGGTGATCTCGCCAAGCTGGCTGAGATGCTGGAACCCAAGGAAACCCTGATTGAGGCGATCAACGCGATGGATCCGACGGAGATCGAAGGGCTTCGGCATCTGGATACCAAGGTCAGGCGCAACCAACTTCTTCTGGATGGCGCAATAGAAGGGATACGCGCGGTTGCCGCACGCATGGCGGCGTTGCGACAGGTCAGGAACGGGCTTGAGACCTATGGCGCGGACGGTCGCAAGCGCACGATAGACATTCAGGACGGTCCAAACCTTGAACGGCGCGCATGA
- the flbT gene encoding flagellar biosynthesis repressor FlbT, whose product MSGLVLKLSPKERVLINGAVIENGDRRSRLSIMTPGANILRLRDAIHPEDAKTPVRRACFAVQLVLSGDIAPADAHHGLLRQIEELSQVFKDADSRALLAEAGAALITDQHYRALKCLRGLLAREDRLLSIRPH is encoded by the coding sequence TTGAGCGGACTTGTCCTGAAACTGAGCCCCAAGGAGCGCGTATTGATCAACGGCGCGGTCATCGAGAACGGGGACCGCCGCAGCCGTCTTTCGATCATGACGCCCGGTGCGAACATTCTGCGTCTGCGCGATGCAATTCACCCTGAAGACGCGAAGACTCCGGTCAGGCGTGCCTGTTTCGCCGTGCAACTGGTCCTTTCCGGCGACATCGCGCCTGCCGATGCACATCATGGCCTGCTGCGTCAGATCGAGGAGTTGAGCCAGGTGTTCAAGGACGCCGATAGCCGGGCTCTGCTGGCCGAAGCGGGCGCCGCGCTGATCACGGATCAGCATTATCGTGCGCTGAAATGTCTGCGCGGGTTGCTGGCCCGTGAAGACAGGCTCCTGTCGATTAGGCCGCACTGA
- the fliE gene encoding flagellar hook-basal body complex protein FliE → MDIKGLSAIQKYAEARPATEPGEGAATSGAVRGAFQDFASTLAQAEETAKASMVGTADPHALVTALAQTELVVETAVTVRNKVVEAYQEILRMPV, encoded by the coding sequence ATGGATATCAAAGGGCTTTCAGCCATCCAGAAGTATGCCGAAGCGAGACCGGCGACGGAACCCGGTGAAGGCGCGGCAACCAGTGGTGCGGTGCGCGGAGCGTTTCAGGATTTTGCCAGCACGCTGGCCCAGGCCGAAGAGACCGCGAAGGCCTCTATGGTGGGCACCGCCGACCCACACGCGCTTGTCACGGCACTGGCCCAGACCGAACTGGTGGTCGAAACCGCCGTGACCGTCCGCAACAAGGTTGTCGAAGCCTACCAGGAAATCCTGCGGATGCCCGTCTGA